The proteins below come from a single Cannabis sativa cultivar Pink pepper isolate KNU-18-1 chromosome 3, ASM2916894v1, whole genome shotgun sequence genomic window:
- the LOC115710189 gene encoding OVARIAN TUMOR DOMAIN-containing deubiquitinating enzyme 12: protein MAIHEQSDFLQSCYRLFSYDEDLAKNYAYYHDGMVQNHSDHIYNRHYFDTESNNIENDEIIAHTLQEEFSRLDMEESSVYSHVGEDQQLAPVQTWQSPPRNYSSDIDCGQEQANSLVPSTSSSPNGQEEYVHSSELDEYSLDDGVSWNLDQIIVPFAQHVPRINGEIPSIDEATSDHQRLLDRLQSFGFIEHKVQGDGNCQFRALSDQLYDTPDNHKNVRRQVVNQLKSHSEIYEGYVPMAYDDYLEKMSKSGEWGDHVTLQAAADAYGVKIIVMASFKDTKFIEILPKFQTPKRVIYLSFWAEVHYNSIYPQQDTPSDEFKKKRKWWKNWQ from the exons ATGGCCATCCACGAGCAATCGGATTTTTTACAGTCTTGTTATCGGCTATTTAGTTATGATGAAGATCTAGCAAAAAATTATGCCTACTACCATGACGGCATGGTACAAAATCATTCTGATCACATCTACAACAGACATTATTTTGATACAGAGTCTAACAATATAGAAAATGACGAAATCATTGCACATACACTTCAAGAAGAATTTTCACGGCTAGATATGGAAGAATCTTCTGTATACTCACATGTAGGAGAAGATCAGCAGCTAGCCCCCGTGCAGACTTGGCAAAGTCCACCAAGGAATTATTCTTCAG ACATTGATTGTGGGCAGGAACAAGCCAATAGTTTGGTGCCTTCTACTTCTTCTAGCCCAAATGGTCAGGAAGAGTATGTGCACTCTTCTGAGCTAGATGAATATTCACTTGATGATGGGGTCAGCTGGAATTTGGATCAGATCATTGTTCCT TTTGCACAGCATGTTCCTAGGAttaatggtgaaattccatCAATTGATGAAGCAACTTCAGACCATCAAAGACTCCTGGACAG ATTGCAATCATTTGGATTTATTGAGCATAAAGTTCAAGGAGATGGCAACTGTCAG TTTCGTGCTCTGTCAGATCAGTTATATGACACGCCTGATAATCACAAGAATGTGAGACGTCAAGTTGTAAATCAG CTCAAGTCCCATTCAGAGATTTATGAGGGATATGTTCCTATGGCATACGACGACTATTTGGAGAAGATGTCCAA GAGTGGTGAGTGGGGTGATCATGTCACATTGCAAGCGGCTGCTGATGCG TATGGCGTGAAAATTATTGTCATGGCATCTTTCAAAGATACTAAATTCATAGAGATTCTTCCCAAATTTCAGACTCCAAAACGTG TGATATATTTGAGCTTTTGGGCGGAGGTACATTACAACTCAATTTATCCTCAACAAG ATACTCCCTCAGACgagtttaaaaagaaaagaaagtggtGGAAAAATTGGCAATAA
- the LOC115710633 gene encoding uncharacterized protein LOC115710633: MANKPYNNNYLENPTPNYYHLGLRNHENLSYGNTKNVLQPPPGFNAQQQEEKKSLEEILGTFMIETNKRFNKNETRLDNMETHLSNITASMKNIEVQVGQLANVVSALQKNSSFPVLDGGLEDKSNGPEVEDTIEAKEETPEEKPTDKFMKKEDLPLYKLSIPYSQKFMKKKFDEDFAKFLEIFRNININIYFIDALEQMPNYVKFMKEVLAKKKKFGDYETVSLAEECSAIIQKKLLQKLKDPGSFLIPCEIGGLRFEKSLCDLGASINLMSLSVFKKLGICEFKPTKISLQLADRSFTYPRRIIEDVLIKVGKLVFPTELVVLDMEEDKDIPLILKRPFLATGGVFIDVQRGHLTLSANDEEIKFDIYKSFNQSNTENTCNMIESCNSNEVNRETKEASR; encoded by the exons ATGGCCAATAAACCTTATAATAACAACTATCTGGAAAATCCAACGCCTAACTATTACCATCTGGGGTTGAGAAACCATGAGAATCTTTCTTATGGTAACACTAAAAATGTGTTACAACCACCTCCTGGGTTTAATGCACAACAACAAGAAGAGAAGAAGTCCTTAGAAGAAATTCTAGGTACTTTCATGATAGAGACCAACAAGAGATTTAACAAGAACGAAACAAGGTTGGATAACATGGAGACTCACTTGTCTAATATTACTGCTTCCATGAAGAACATAGAGGTGCAAGTGGGACAACTGGCCAATGTTGTGAGTGCTTTGCAGAAAAATAGTAGTTTCCCTG TACTTGATGGGGGTCTAGAAGACAAGTCAAATGGTCCTGAGGTTGAAGATACAATAGAAGCCAAAGAAGAGACTCCTGAAGAGAAGCCTACTGACAAGTTTATGAAGAAAGAAGATCTTCCATTGTATAAATTGTCAATTCCTTATTCTcaaaaatttatgaagaagaaatttGATGAGGACTTTGCTAAGTTCTTggaaattttcagaaatatCAACATCAACATTTATTTTATTGATGCATTAGAGCAGATGCCTAATTATGTTAAGTTTATGAAGGAGGTATtggcaaagaaaaagaaatttggAGATTATGAAACTGTGAGCTTAGCTGAGGAATGTAGTGCCATAATTCAGAAGAAGCTGCTTCAAAAGCTTAAAGATCCAGGTAGTTTTTTAATTCCTTGTGAGATTGGTGGGTTGAGATTTGAAAAGTCTTTATGTGATCTTGGGGCTAGTATAAATTTAATGTCACTTTCGGTATTCAAAAAGTTGGGTATTTGTGAATTTAAGCCGACAAAAATTTCATTACAATTGGCGGATCGATCATTCACTTATCCAAGGAGAATAATAGAAGATGTGCTAATTAAAGTGGGTAAGTTAGTATTTCCAACTGAATTGGTAGTACTAGACATGGAAGAAGACAAGGACATACCATTGATCCTTAAGCGCCCTTTCTTAGCAACTGGTGGTGTGTTTATAGATGTTCAAAGAGGTCACCTAACCTTGAGTGCTAATGATGAAGAAATCAAGTTTGACATTTATAAGTCTTTTAATCAATCCAATACCGAGAATACATGCAATATGATTGAGTCTTGTAACTCCAATGAAGTTAATCGAGAGACTAAAGAAGCCTCGAGATAA